Part of the Candidatus Cloacimonadota bacterium genome, ATATTTGTTTTGTTTTTTATTTTTATAAGTATTATAGCTTATGCTCAGACCAAAGATGTTGGTATTACTTTTGAATTTGAGAATGGACAAGTCATTGAAGAAAACTCAGAGCAGTATTATTCATTTGATGTCGTAGCATATACTTCTGGCGAAGATAGTTACTTTGGTTCTGGAATGGTCTATTTTTTTTATAGCACTGAATCCTTTGGTGAAAATGTTTGTTCAACGGACAATATTGTCGTTGAAAAAGGTCAGCTGATTAATGGGGAACTAGCACCAGGAGCACCTTTATATGAAATCATTAATATAACAGATAATACTTCATCATGTGCTGCTATTACAACAGTCTATAATTTTCCTACAAATCCTAATCAAGCTAACATGTTATCCACAACACCAACTCAGTATTTACATATAAAATTAAAAATTCTGGATATTACTGGATTTTCTGAACTTTCTTTTTATGAGAATTTAATGATTGGTCAACAATATCAATCCAATGATATAATTAAGTACATTCCAGTGGTTGCAACAGATACAGATAATATTGATTTACCTGTGAATCAACCTCCAGAAGCGGGAGAAGAATCATCAAGTATCAATATTTTTCAGAGTATTCCTAATCCATTCGG contains:
- a CDS encoding T9SS type A sorting domain-containing protein, with protein sequence MFVLFFIFISIIAYAQTKDVGITFEFENGQVIEENSEQYYSFDVVAYTSGEDSYFGSGMVYFFYSTESFGENVCSTDNIVVEKGQLINGELAPGAPLYEIINITDNTSSCAAITTVYNFPTNPNQANMLSTTPTQYLHIKLKILDITGFSELSFYENLMIGQQYQSNDIIKYIPVVATDTDNIDLPVNQPPEAGEESSSINIFQSIPNPFGPKSNNISLTIIPPKQGSLKLSVFNIRGQLIKTLYDENVQKNQEISFNWRGIDDDGNDLPSGIYFYKLIIEGEFIKTQKFIITK